The Apium graveolens cultivar Ventura chromosome 11, ASM990537v1, whole genome shotgun sequence genome has a window encoding:
- the LOC141695725 gene encoding uncharacterized protein LOC141695725 translates to MHALSTVGEVKRVTEKELQEKRAKGLCYRCDAKWMIGHRCAKRELSVMLIEEEEGDIEGEGIDSPQSPLEELMTEVSLNSVIGLSNPKTRNLKGLLGDHEVIVMIDPGATHNFISFETVTRAGVLVTKSGSFGVSLGNGEPIKGEAVCKEVMLQLDGGVEIVEDFLPLTLGSSDIILGIQWGGFWVECSRMEATVQEGISEEKQIDPEFLAEVLEQHSRVFDSPVGLPPSRNHEHAITLRDGCNPVGVRPYRYPQSQKDEIERLIREMLEEGIIKPSTSPFSSPVLLVKKRWVMAVLRGL, encoded by the exons ATGCATGCATTATCAACAGTTGGGGAGGTGAAACGGGTGACGGAAAAAGAGTTGCAAGAAAAAAGAGCCAAGGGGTTGTGTTATAGGTGTGACGCAAAATGGATGATAGGACATAGATGTGCTAAAAGGGAGCTCAGTGTTATGTTAATAGAAGAGGAAGAAGGGGACATAGAAGGGGAAGGTATAGACAGTCCACAATCACCACTGGAAGAGCTGATGACGGAGGTGTCATTAAATTCGGTCATTGGATTGTCCAATCCAAAGACAAGGAACCTAAAAGGGTTGCTCGGGGATCATGAAGTTATTGTGATGATCGACCCGGGAGCAAcccataacttcatttcatttgaGACCGTGACACGAGCAGGGGTATTGGTTACGAAATCTGGGAGTTTTGGGGTATCTTTGGGTAATGGGGAGCCAATTAAGGGGGAAGCTGTATGTAAGGAGGTCATGTTGCAGCTGGATGGGGGTGTCGAGATTGTTGAAGATTTCCTACCATTAACATTAGGTAGCTCAGATATTATTTTGGGGATACAATG GGGTGGTTTTTGGGTGGAATGCAGTCGTATGGAGGCCACAGTCCAGGAAGGTATTAGTGAGGAGAAACAAATTGATCCTGAGTTTTTGGCAGAGGTTCTGGAACAACATAGTAGGGTATTTGACAGTCCAGTGGGGTTACCTCCTAGCCGCAATCATGAACATGCTATAACCCTTAGAGATGGATGCAACCCGGTTGGGGTACGTCCTTATAGATATCCCCAATCACAAAAGGATGAAATAGAAAGATTGATCCGTGAAATGCTTGAGGAAGGGATTATAAAACCTTCGACTAGTCCATTTTCGAGCCCCGTATTGTTGGTAAAAAAAAGATGGGTCATGGCGGTTTTGCGTGGACTATAG